A genomic region of Methanobacterium sp. SMA-27 contains the following coding sequences:
- a CDS encoding ABC transporter permease: MSFLSLVVKNPFRNKTRSALAITGIAIGIIVIVALGMVTGGLKNSTQSTLKAGSAEVTVVQAGSNGMGSSGSLNESYVTSLLNVSGVKSTAGILRATNTSTESVSSNTSQGGGFGGGLTITGIDSNMLSLEGIDSVNGTLFTNTSTDQVIIGKTEAQSLNKTVGDTVNLLGQNFTITGIFETGNFMTDNGILMPLSTLQNLTNNNGKVSNILVKVTDNANVTSVSNSITSAYPNELSTTTAASSADRINQGLSFIDTASWAISLLAIFIGAVGVINTMVMTVYERTREIGVLKAVGWKDSRILGMILGESIVLTLLAFVIGSIIAVVGVEVLLTIVPSVGSVITPSFSIDIFLRAFGVAVIVGVIGGLYPAYRASRLSPTEALRYE; encoded by the coding sequence ATGTCATTTTTATCGCTGGTGGTTAAAAATCCATTCAGAAACAAGACTAGAAGTGCCCTTGCCATTACTGGTATTGCAATTGGAATAATTGTAATAGTGGCTTTAGGAATGGTTACGGGAGGCCTTAAGAACTCAACGCAGAGTACGCTTAAGGCAGGTTCAGCTGAAGTGACAGTCGTTCAAGCTGGATCAAACGGAATGGGATCAAGTGGTAGTTTAAACGAAAGTTATGTTACATCTCTACTTAACGTAAGTGGTGTTAAAAGTACAGCTGGAATTTTAAGGGCAACTAATACCTCAACTGAAAGTGTAAGCTCAAACACTAGTCAAGGAGGCGGTTTTGGTGGTGGTCTTACAATAACGGGTATAGACTCAAATATGTTAAGTCTGGAAGGTATTGATAGTGTTAATGGAACACTATTCACAAATACCAGTACTGATCAAGTTATAATAGGAAAAACTGAAGCTCAAAGTCTTAACAAAACAGTAGGAGATACAGTAAATCTGTTAGGGCAAAATTTCACAATAACTGGAATATTTGAAACAGGTAATTTCATGACGGATAATGGAATTTTGATGCCTCTTTCAACATTACAAAATCTCACAAATAATAATGGAAAAGTCAGCAATATACTTGTAAAAGTAACAGACAATGCAAATGTCACCTCAGTAAGCAATTCAATAACTTCTGCTTATCCTAATGAACTTTCTACAACAACTGCTGCCTCTTCAGCTGATAGAATAAACCAAGGATTAAGTTTCATAGACACGGCTAGCTGGGCAATATCACTTTTAGCCATTTTTATCGGCGCTGTTGGAGTTATTAACACAATGGTAATGACGGTTTATGAAAGAACAAGAGAAATAGGAGTATTAAAAGCAGTAGGATGGAAGGATAGTAGAATATTAGGGATGATACTTGGAGAATCAATTGTGCTCACACTCTTGGCATTTGTTATTGGATCAATAATAGCTGTCGTAGGGGTAGAAGTTCTATTAACTATAGTTCCATCTGTAGGAAGCGTGATTACACCCTCCTTTTCAATCGATATATTCCTCAGGGCATTTGGTGTTGCGGTAATTGTCGGTGTCATAGGTGGATTATATCCAGCTTACAGGGCAAGTAGATTATCCCCAACGGAGGCACTGCGCTATGAATAA
- a CDS encoding ABC transporter ATP-binding protein, translated as MNKNENIIEIRDLKKSYDNGKIKALNGMNLNVKKGEFISIMGPSGSGKSSLLNMIGGLDVADEGTINVAGIDMMSSKNLNKFRSKEIGFVFQMHNLIPNLTVVENVEIPMYETNTNSKDMRKRALDILKSVGLEDKVDQKPTKLSGGQRQRVAIARALINHPSIILADEPTGSLDSKTGEVILDLLKDLHKKENVTLVMVTHEPYVGNMAERIITVLDGKCLTDNKT; from the coding sequence ATGAATAAAAACGAAAACATCATAGAAATAAGAGATCTGAAAAAAAGCTATGATAATGGAAAAATAAAGGCTCTAAATGGCATGAATTTGAATGTGAAAAAGGGAGAATTCATATCTATAATGGGTCCTTCTGGTTCAGGAAAATCCTCTTTACTTAACATGATAGGCGGATTAGACGTGGCAGATGAGGGAACCATAAACGTGGCTGGTATTGATATGATGAGTAGCAAAAACCTGAACAAATTTCGATCAAAAGAAATAGGGTTTGTCTTCCAAATGCACAACTTGATACCAAACTTAACTGTGGTTGAGAACGTGGAAATTCCAATGTATGAAACCAATACAAATTCTAAAGACATGCGAAAAAGAGCATTGGATATTTTAAAATCAGTTGGTCTAGAAGATAAAGTAGATCAAAAACCTACTAAACTATCTGGTGGACAAAGGCAAAGAGTTGCAATAGCTCGTGCTCTTATAAACCACCCATCAATTATTTTAGCCGATGAACCTACAGGATCTTTGGATTCTAAAACTGGAGAAGTTATCCTTGACTTGTTGAAAGATCTTCATAAAAAAGAGAACGTAACATTGGTCATGGTTACACATGAACCATACGTAGGAAACATGGCTGAAAGAATTATCACAGTATTGGATGGAAAATGTCTAACAGATAACAAAACATAA
- a CDS encoding winged helix-turn-helix domain-containing protein has protein sequence MNKEIWWVFAGTAGGPNRARIVKMLNERPCNAHQLAEKLDLDYKTIRHHLKILKNKNMIVAGKTKYGTLYFLSTKMEENYNILNEIF, from the coding sequence ATGAATAAAGAGATTTGGTGGGTATTTGCTGGTACAGCAGGGGGACCTAATCGTGCCAGGATTGTTAAGATGTTAAATGAAAGACCTTGTAACGCCCATCAACTTGCTGAAAAACTTGATCTTGATTATAAGACTATACGTCACCATTTGAAAATATTAAAAAATAAAAATATGATTGTCGCTGGGAAAACCAAATATGGGACTTTATATTTCCTTTCAACTAAAATGGAAGAGAATTATAACATTTTAAATGAAATTTTTTGA
- a CDS encoding right-handed parallel beta-helix repeat-containing protein — MMRKYFKLHIFLMVLMILGSFPGIYAINIAQHDNVNIGENNNDTDNTRTIYVAKNGTDRNDGLTPETPKRNIEVALEIANSGDTIRLGPGIYNTNLRINKNITLIGDNQNNTLIDGQTGNSCIYISGVRVTIVNLTLKNEKGLWDDRLEVNGGGIYNDGILTLENSTITNSSSRLGGGIYNDGTVTIRGVTITNNTAKYNGGGICNYEHCTLTIENSTITNNTSTELNGGGIGNVHGTVTIRGVTITNNIAKYNGGGICNYEHCTIENSTINNNHADQYDGGGICNNGELTVEDSTIRNNTAPIGAGIYNTNLLTVYGSTIINNMARDGGGIYNGGRAYLDDITVGLMGDNRPNNVGGNPFIPA, encoded by the coding sequence ATGATGAGAAAATATTTTAAACTACACATATTCTTGATGGTTTTAATGATTTTGGGAAGCTTTCCTGGAATCTATGCCATAAACATAGCACAACATGATAATGTGAATATTGGTGAAAACAACAATGATACAGATAATACCAGAACAATATATGTTGCTAAAAATGGTACAGATAGAAATGATGGACTCACACCAGAAACACCAAAAAGAAACATCGAAGTCGCTCTTGAAATTGCAAATTCCGGTGATACTATAAGATTAGGGCCTGGAATATACAATACTAATCTTCGAATCAATAAAAACATCACATTAATTGGGGATAATCAAAACAACACCCTAATCGACGGACAAACAGGGAATAGTTGTATATACATCTCAGGGGTTAGGGTTACAATTGTCAATTTAACCTTAAAAAACGAGAAGGGCCTGTGGGATGATAGGTTGGAAGTTAATGGTGGGGGAATATATAATGATGGCATATTAACTCTAGAAAACTCAACAATCACCAACAGTTCATCACGTCTTGGTGGCGGAATCTATAATGATGGCACAGTAACCATAAGAGGAGTAACAATCACAAACAACACTGCAAAATATAATGGTGGAGGAATTTGTAATTATGAACATTGCACGTTAACCATAGAAAACTCAACAATCACCAACAACACCTCAACAGAATTAAATGGTGGGGGAATTGGTAATGTTCATGGCACAGTAACCATAAGAGGAGTAACAATCACAAACAACATTGCAAAATATAATGGTGGAGGAATTTGTAATTATGAACATTGCACCATAGAAAACTCAACAATCAACAATAACCACGCAGACCAATATGATGGTGGAGGAATTTGTAATAATGGTGAATTAACTGTTGAAGATTCAACAATTAGAAATAATACTGCCCCCATAGGCGCTGGGATCTATAATACGAACTTATTAACTGTATATGGGTCAACAATCATCAATAACATGGCACGCGATGGTGGAGGAATATATAATGGAGGTAGGGCTTATTTAGATGATATAACTGTAGGTCTAATGGGAGATAATAGACCAAACAATGTGGGAGGTAACCCTTTCATACCAGCCTAA
- a CDS encoding DUF2769 domain-containing protein, with protein sequence MDKFEQLIHDVMELSESDRNKKIEEYKGSCICPTCPTWNKCAEDANEKLFCVTGKSGDCIKELKGCMCPTCPLAISLDVGKTYNSYCLNGSEMEQRG encoded by the coding sequence ATGGATAAATTTGAGCAATTAATTCACGATGTAATGGAACTATCAGAAAGTGATAGAAATAAAAAAATAGAGGAATATAAAGGCTCATGTATATGTCCAACATGTCCAACATGGAATAAATGTGCAGAAGATGCTAATGAAAAGCTATTCTGTGTAACTGGGAAAAGTGGAGATTGTATCAAAGAATTAAAGGGCTGTATGTGTCCTACATGTCCATTGGCCATATCTCTTGATGTGGGAAAAACATACAATTCTTACTGTTTAAATGGCAGTGAAATGGAACAAAGAGGATAA
- a CDS encoding cupredoxin family copper-binding protein has product MDRNLIFVGVFLVLGIVAVSGCTSNQTSGNTVTIQNMAFNPSTLNVKVGTTVTWINKDSVTHDVVSDTGLFNSGNLTNGMSYNYTFNQTGSFPYHCAIHPSMTGTIVVSTNAPSSTGSSNSTSGGSGIGY; this is encoded by the coding sequence ATGGATAGAAATTTAATATTTGTTGGGGTTTTCTTGGTTTTAGGTATTGTTGCAGTTTCGGGGTGTACATCAAATCAAACCTCAGGTAATACAGTAACAATACAAAATATGGCTTTTAATCCATCAACATTGAATGTTAAAGTTGGAACTACAGTTACTTGGATTAATAAAGATTCAGTAACACACGATGTAGTGAGTGATACTGGCTTGTTTAACAGTGGTAATTTAACTAATGGAATGAGTTATAACTATACTTTCAATCAGACTGGAAGTTTCCCATATCATTGTGCGATCCATCCATCCATGACCGGTACCATAGTTGTTTCGACAAATGCACCATCAAGTACTGGTAGTTCAAATAGTACATCTGGTGGATCTGGAATTGGTTATTAA
- a CDS encoding VOC family protein, giving the protein MSKVIWFEIPADDPGRAAKFYKDVFGWKIEKWDGPFDYWLITTGEDKEPGINGAIMTKEMGNMVRDTIGVDSYDDFAKKIEKEGGKMLTEKMEIPMMGIIGSFQDTEGNIFAIMEPKMD; this is encoded by the coding sequence ATGTCTAAAGTGATATGGTTTGAAATACCTGCTGATGACCCTGGTAGGGCTGCTAAATTTTATAAAGACGTTTTCGGATGGAAAATAGAAAAATGGGATGGTCCGTTTGATTACTGGTTAATTACAACCGGAGAAGACAAAGAACCTGGCATTAATGGTGCTATAATGACTAAAGAAATGGGAAACATGGTCAGAGATACAATTGGTGTGGATTCCTACGACGATTTTGCAAAGAAAATTGAGAAGGAAGGCGGGAAAATGTTGACTGAAAAAATGGAGATTCCTATGATGGGCATAATAGGGTCATTTCAGGATACAGAAGGCAACATATTTGCAATAATGGAACCTAAAATGGATTAA
- a CDS encoding PAS domain S-box protein, giving the protein MIHEDGEQVTSPTKLEGKIHPKIIAEEFIDSKERLYDIINFLPDATFVIDSSGHVIAWNHAMEDMTNIKAEKILGKGRYEYSIPFYGKRRKLLIDLALSSSKKLESEFYSISRERKSITAEIYIPSLNGKPIYLWGKATTLYNKKGTIVGAIESIRDITSKKMDEKELKQYRENLEDLVEKRTDELRKINKQLQIEIEKRKEIDRKLKLSRENYRNIFKNAGIGIFQSTPEGKFQNVNSTMAQMFGYESPEDMIKSNDKINEHIYRDQEHRTNIIKRISASDGILKFETEFIRKNGEKWIADLSIRVVRDKENNPIYFEGFVQDITSRKHTEKLLKESEDKYRTIFENTGAGTVIVDEDTTISLINSEFENISGYSREEVEGKSWTNLVVGEDAKKIWVYRNLRYNAHDNAPNTYEFKFFRKNKSIGYAHITVELIPGTKQLIASVVDITEHKINEEKLKKLNEKLKRSNAELEQYASVASHDLREPLRMIKSFLELLEDKYADQLNEEAKSYINYAVDGAKHLDSMIIDLLDYARVGRKEIKYYEVDCEEVLEKTLLNLKSSIDKNNAVITYEGLPVITGNKNQLVELFQNLIGNSIKYRDVENPKIHISAQKKEGKFLFSVTDNGIGISKKDLERIFVIFQRLHTRDEYEGTGIGLAIAQKIVLQHGGKIWAESKPGKGTVFYFTLPE; this is encoded by the coding sequence ATGATCCATGAAGATGGGGAGCAGGTTACATCCCCTACCAAACTTGAAGGAAAAATTCATCCTAAAATCATTGCTGAAGAATTTATTGATTCTAAAGAGCGTTTATATGATATCATTAACTTTTTACCCGATGCTACTTTTGTAATAGATTCTTCGGGACATGTAATTGCATGGAACCATGCCATGGAAGACATGACAAATATTAAAGCAGAGAAGATACTTGGAAAGGGCCGTTATGAATATTCAATACCTTTCTACGGTAAAAGAAGAAAACTTTTAATCGATCTTGCATTATCATCTAGCAAGAAATTAGAAAGTGAATTCTACTCAATCTCTAGGGAAAGAAAGTCTATTACAGCCGAAATTTACATTCCATCACTTAATGGAAAGCCTATCTATTTATGGGGTAAAGCCACCACATTGTACAACAAAAAAGGTACGATTGTAGGTGCAATTGAATCCATTAGGGATATAACATCTAAAAAAATGGATGAAAAAGAGCTTAAACAATATCGTGAAAACCTTGAAGATTTGGTTGAAAAGCGAACTGATGAGCTTAGAAAAATAAATAAACAGCTTCAAATTGAGATAGAAAAAAGGAAAGAAATAGACAGGAAATTGAAACTGTCACGAGAGAACTATCGAAATATTTTTAAAAATGCAGGAATAGGTATATTCCAATCCACACCCGAAGGAAAGTTTCAAAATGTCAACAGCACCATGGCACAGATGTTTGGCTATGAATCCCCAGAAGACATGATAAAATCCAATGATAAGATTAATGAACATATTTACAGAGACCAAGAACATCGCACGAATATCATTAAAAGAATCAGCGCCAGCGATGGGATTCTCAAATTTGAAACTGAGTTCATTCGAAAAAATGGGGAGAAATGGATTGCAGATCTGAGCATAAGAGTTGTTCGGGATAAGGAAAATAACCCAATCTACTTTGAAGGCTTTGTTCAGGATATCACAAGTAGAAAACATACAGAAAAGCTTCTTAAAGAATCAGAGGACAAGTACAGAACTATATTTGAAAATACTGGAGCTGGAACGGTGATTGTTGATGAAGACACTACTATTTCGCTTATAAATTCTGAGTTTGAAAATATAAGTGGCTATTCCCGAGAGGAAGTAGAAGGTAAAAGCTGGACAAATTTGGTGGTAGGGGAAGATGCAAAAAAAATTTGGGTTTATCGTAACCTCCGATACAATGCACATGATAATGCCCCCAATACTTATGAATTCAAGTTTTTTAGGAAAAACAAAAGCATTGGATATGCTCATATTACCGTAGAACTCATACCTGGTACTAAACAGTTAATTGCTTCTGTTGTGGATATTACAGAACATAAAATTAATGAAGAAAAGCTAAAAAAACTCAATGAAAAATTAAAAAGATCAAATGCTGAACTGGAACAGTACGCTTCTGTTGCCTCACACGACCTAAGGGAACCTTTACGTATGATAAAAAGTTTCCTTGAATTATTAGAAGATAAATATGCAGACCAACTTAATGAAGAAGCAAAATCATATATAAACTATGCAGTGGATGGTGCTAAACATCTGGATTCCATGATAATTGATTTATTAGATTATGCAAGGGTTGGCCGTAAAGAAATAAAGTATTATGAAGTGGATTGTGAAGAAGTATTAGAAAAGACTTTACTAAATTTAAAATCTTCAATAGATAAAAATAATGCTGTTATCACATACGAAGGGTTGCCTGTAATTACTGGTAATAAAAATCAGCTGGTCGAATTATTCCAAAACCTGATAGGTAATTCAATAAAGTATAGAGATGTTGAAAATCCAAAGATCCATATATCAGCTCAGAAGAAGGAAGGTAAATTTCTTTTTTCTGTAACGGATAATGGTATTGGGATCTCCAAAAAAGATCTCGAAAGGATATTTGTTATATTCCAACGGCTTCACACCCGGGATGAGTATGAAGGAACTGGAATTGGGCTTGCAATTGCCCAGAAAATAGTTCTACAACATGGAGGAAAGATCTGGGCCGAATCAAAACCAGGTAAAGGTACAGTATTCTACTTCACACTACCCGAATAA
- a CDS encoding TetR/AcrR family transcriptional regulator has protein sequence MTKAIRKEREREIRSNDIIATAEKLFFTEGYDNVAMSDIARETEMARGTLYKYFKNKDDIYAAIAIRASKIISEMFKHIDQKNQTGIEKIKTICITYYEFYKKHRGYYEAYYHSGMFENKESPNLENLRKIRINSFQVVIDALNEGIKDGSIRKEVDPAPTALIMLCMSNTVNNLVPVTKMYMENYEMTQDVLFENTLDLVMRSIERIK, from the coding sequence GTGACTAAAGCGATTAGAAAGGAAAGAGAACGTGAAATACGCAGTAATGATATTATAGCTACCGCTGAAAAATTATTTTTCACGGAAGGTTACGATAACGTTGCAATGAGCGACATAGCCCGTGAAACAGAAATGGCAAGGGGCACATTGTACAAGTATTTCAAAAACAAGGATGATATCTACGCTGCCATTGCAATAAGAGCATCAAAAATCATCAGTGAAATGTTTAAACACATCGATCAAAAGAACCAGACAGGAATAGAAAAAATAAAGACTATCTGTATAACATACTACGAATTCTACAAAAAACACAGGGGATACTACGAAGCCTACTATCATTCAGGAATGTTTGAAAATAAAGAGTCTCCAAATCTCGAAAATCTTAGAAAAATAAGGATAAATAGCTTTCAAGTAGTCATAGATGCATTAAACGAAGGGATCAAAGATGGATCCATTCGAAAAGAAGTAGATCCAGCTCCAACAGCATTGATTATGCTCTGCATGTCCAATACTGTAAATAATCTAGTTCCAGTCACCAAAATGTACATGGAAAATTATGAGATGACACAGGATGTGCTCTTTGAAAACACTTTAGATCTGGTAATGCGTTCCATTGAACGCATAAAATAA
- a CDS encoding FtsX-like permease family protein, with protein sequence MLDIAFKDFKAKKSRAAMCIIGVMACVLLIGVVNIVMYEMQSGLKGDLGTVKDNLYFEQNGTSFPPAGSIIDESIGNEVLDRSEVDTQKSTKALFAPLQGSTTGSDESPAMVVGLTPGKEQAFIGNNTVNGSSSLVGASENAVIIGSEIAKKYNVTVGGTFKVSDDEFKVVGIINKVGTGWPLTIDNSIVTSLSYAQTVSDRPNLISTVIISPNSQYTADTVETNLQDAYPKYDIYSQKDTQKTIDKNLKGVLTFMNMIVVMIFAVSMVLIMNVMMMSVKEKTKDIGTMRAIGTKKRSIMLLIIYESLILSTIGGLIGILLISPIYNVLGIFMGATSFNFTIPSAVVIQVVLIVLVIGTFSGLLPAYLANRISPIEALRHE encoded by the coding sequence ATGTTAGATATAGCTTTTAAAGATTTTAAAGCCAAAAAAAGTCGTGCTGCAATGTGTATAATAGGGGTTATGGCCTGTGTTTTATTAATTGGCGTTGTAAACATTGTAATGTACGAAATGCAGTCGGGTCTAAAGGGAGATCTGGGTACTGTTAAAGATAATTTGTATTTTGAGCAGAATGGGACCAGCTTTCCACCTGCAGGAAGTATCATCGATGAAAGCATTGGTAACGAAGTGCTCGATCGTAGCGAAGTAGATACACAGAAAAGCACAAAAGCACTGTTTGCACCGTTACAGGGGAGCACAACAGGCAGTGATGAAAGTCCTGCAATGGTTGTAGGTCTGACACCAGGAAAAGAACAGGCATTTATTGGAAACAATACAGTCAATGGATCAAGTTCACTGGTAGGTGCTAGTGAAAATGCAGTAATTATAGGATCAGAAATTGCCAAAAAATACAATGTAACAGTTGGTGGAACATTCAAAGTCAGTGATGACGAATTTAAAGTGGTTGGAATCATCAACAAGGTTGGAACTGGATGGCCGTTAACAATAGACAATTCCATTGTCACATCATTATCATATGCTCAGACAGTATCTGACAGGCCTAATCTTATATCAACGGTTATAATATCGCCTAACAGCCAGTATACAGCAGACACTGTTGAAACCAATTTACAGGATGCATATCCTAAATATGATATATACTCTCAAAAGGATACACAGAAAACCATCGACAAAAATTTAAAGGGAGTATTAACCTTTATGAACATGATAGTTGTCATGATCTTTGCTGTTTCAATGGTTCTCATAATGAACGTTATGATGATGTCTGTAAAAGAGAAAACCAAAGACATAGGTACAATGCGAGCAATTGGAACCAAGAAAAGGTCAATTATGCTATTGATAATATATGAATCATTAATTCTAAGTACCATAGGTGGATTAATAGGTATACTGCTTATATCTCCAATTTATAATGTTCTTGGAATATTTATGGGTGCCACTAGCTTCAATTTCACCATACCATCAGCGGTTGTAATTCAAGTTGTGTTGATTGTACTGGTTATTGGAACATTCTCAGGATTACTACCCGCTTACCTGGCCAACAGAATCAGTCCAATAGAAGCTTTAAGACATGAATAA
- a CDS encoding ABC transporter ATP-binding protein — translation MENLVNGNELWKTYDLGGIQVNALRGLNITVEKGEFVSIMGPSGSGKSTLMNMIGCLDTPSQGELLIDGKKTSSMSESELTKLRAEKIGFIFQTFNLLPALSVRDNVEFPTRNLSGDKKLGKSSRKKRVEECLENVGLGHRMDYLPAKLSGGERQRVAIARALVNKPKFILADEPTGNLDSEATENIMNLLHDVNMEGTTVIMVTHDAETTDKTRILKIRDGVIERSKINEKVFTVPTANLI, via the coding sequence ATGGAAAATTTGGTTAATGGTAATGAACTTTGGAAAACCTATGATCTAGGCGGTATACAGGTTAATGCTCTAAGAGGTTTGAATATAACGGTAGAAAAGGGTGAATTTGTATCTATAATGGGTCCTTCAGGATCTGGTAAATCAACACTTATGAATATGATAGGATGTCTTGACACACCATCACAGGGAGAACTCTTAATAGATGGAAAGAAAACATCATCCATGTCAGAATCTGAACTCACCAAGTTAAGAGCTGAGAAAATTGGTTTTATCTTCCAGACATTCAATCTGCTCCCTGCATTGAGTGTACGTGATAATGTAGAGTTTCCAACAAGAAACTTGAGTGGTGATAAAAAGCTTGGTAAATCTTCAAGGAAAAAAAGAGTGGAGGAATGTCTGGAAAATGTTGGTTTAGGCCATAGAATGGATTACTTACCTGCAAAACTTTCTGGAGGAGAAAGACAGAGGGTGGCAATTGCACGTGCACTTGTAAATAAACCAAAATTTATATTAGCAGACGAACCAACAGGAAACCTTGATTCAGAAGCAACAGAAAATATAATGAACCTACTGCACGATGTAAACATGGAAGGAACTACAGTTATCATGGTAACACACGATGCAGAAACAACAGACAAAACAAGGATCCTTAAAATAAGAGACGGTGTAATAGAAAGGAGTAAAATAAATGAAAAGGTTTTTACTGTTCCAACAGCAAATCTAATTTAA
- a CDS encoding polymer-forming cytoskeletal protein — MDCLNLKIYGEGNIDGNVKTANTASIKGQTTINGNLEANKVKVQGEIDVGGEIFADEAVITGNINIDGDCNAEVLTLEGGFTIDGLLNADVLKINLHWQCKVNEIGGSKITVKRDGRLSFLGLKNMFTPSGHSELVADIIEGDDIYLENTHAKVVRGNYITLGPGCEIALVEYKNDFKQDKEATVGDCSNV, encoded by the coding sequence GTGGATTGTTTGAATCTTAAGATATATGGAGAAGGTAATATTGACGGCAATGTAAAAACAGCGAATACTGCGAGTATAAAAGGCCAGACAACAATCAACGGTAATTTGGAAGCAAACAAAGTTAAAGTTCAAGGTGAGATTGATGTTGGTGGTGAAATTTTTGCAGACGAAGCTGTTATCACTGGTAATATTAATATAGATGGTGATTGTAATGCAGAAGTTCTAACTTTAGAAGGTGGATTTACAATTGATGGGCTGTTAAATGCAGATGTTTTAAAAATAAACTTACACTGGCAGTGTAAAGTTAATGAAATTGGTGGTTCTAAAATTACAGTTAAAAGAGATGGAAGATTGAGCTTCTTGGGTCTTAAAAATATGTTCACTCCAAGTGGTCATAGCGAACTCGTTGCAGACATTATTGAAGGTGACGATATCTATCTTGAAAATACTCATGCAAAGGTTGTTCGAGGAAATTATATCACATTAGGCCCTGGCTGTGAAATTGCACTTGTTGAATATAAAAATGATTTCAAACAGGATAAAGAAGCCACAGTTGGTGACTGTAGTAATGTATAA
- a CDS encoding YhbD family protein has protein sequence MIKKIGLVNFKDPKNGGMIFVMESDLISKKELLELTKISYGQLYRWKRKNLIPEDWFIRKSTFTGQETFFPKERILDRIDKIKNMKGDISLDKLANMLSPNLMEISMPKNQLIQQNIVSKNTIDFYTSEKGETKGYAFEKILYLHVLDNMFQSGKINFEEGQIILNLLEEDYPKYKGKNCEFMFLRKFGISTCCLISKPSKVFFENSIKIIEKFNMSDLIEELKIKLA, from the coding sequence ATGATTAAAAAAATAGGATTAGTAAATTTTAAGGATCCAAAAAATGGAGGAATGATTTTTGTTATGGAATCCGATTTAATATCAAAGAAAGAACTGTTAGAATTAACCAAAATATCCTATGGCCAATTATATCGGTGGAAGAGAAAAAATCTGATACCTGAGGATTGGTTCATTAGGAAATCCACATTTACAGGACAGGAAACCTTTTTTCCAAAGGAAAGAATACTTGATAGAATTGATAAAATCAAGAATATGAAGGGAGATATTTCACTGGATAAACTTGCCAACATGCTTTCTCCAAACTTGATGGAGATCTCAATGCCAAAGAACCAGTTGATTCAGCAGAACATTGTTTCAAAAAATACAATAGATTTCTACACTAGTGAAAAGGGAGAAACAAAAGGTTATGCCTTTGAAAAAATTCTCTACCTCCATGTTTTAGATAACATGTTCCAATCGGGAAAAATCAATTTTGAAGAAGGACAAATCATATTAAATCTGTTAGAAGAAGATTATCCTAAATACAAGGGGAAAAATTGTGAATTTATGTTCCTACGTAAATTCGGGATATCTACCTGCTGTTTGATTTCAAAACCAAGCAAAGTATTTTTTGAAAACAGCATTAAAATAATTGAAAAGTTTAATATGTCAGATTTAATCGAAGAATTAAAGATTAAATTAGCTTAA